The stretch of DNA CAGTGGAAAGCATGGTTTTCCCGGTACCTGTCCTGCCGTACATGATGACATTTTTCTTTTCCTTGATGAAATCAAGGGACTTTAGGCTTTCCGGTGTCAGGTCGGAAGGGAGCGTGATTTCATCAAAACGAAATCCGTCAAATGTTTTGATGCTGTAGAAACCAGCACTGTTAATCAATTTGGCTGTACGACCCTGTTCACGGTTTTTCAGTTCTGCAGACAGTAGTTTATATAAGTATTCCTGATGTGATTCGCCCTCCGTTGTCTGTGACATATCGGCCAGATTGCGGCTCAGCTTCAGTTTTTTGCAGCAGCCAATGATTTCTTCTTCAAGCATTTGCGGCACCCCCCTTCTTCAGGAAGGTATCGTAAGCGATAAGGTTGGTTGTCATCTGACCGACATCCGGTATTTCCGAATTGAGCGGCATCGGCGGAAGTTCCGGCACATCAGCGTAAATACGCCGGTAGAGGTTCTTAAGGCTATCCGCATCAGATGCGCCGTAACAGAGTGCCTGATTGACGGTACTGAGCGCACTGTCAAAGCCTGTTCTGTCCGTGAGTTCTGCCAGAACTTTAAGAACCTTTCCTGTTTCCGTATTGGAGCAGCCCTCAAGGAATTGTTTCATTGCAGGCGGCATCATGTCATAGATACCCGAATATTTCAATGCGCGTGGACGTATGGAAAGCTGCCTGAGATATGGAAGCCAGTCCATGCTCTGCTTTTTGGTATCGCCGTAAAGGCGACGGTGTCTTACGATTTCACGGTAGTTCTCGTCCATGACGATGACAAGCGATGATGTCAGTTTCAGTTTAACCACTGTATTTGCATATTTCGGTGAAACCGAGTATTCGTGCATCCCTTTGTTCAGATAAAATTTGCCCCAGTTGTTGGTGGTAGCATTACCTTTGCCACTTAGGTCGAACTCGATTTCAGGAAGAGGATGGCAGTGTTTTAAGTCTTCCGCAAACAATTCCTCAATGGTCTCATTGCGGCGGTAATGCTCCCTGTTGGCATCTTCCTCGCACATGTCGAGAAGCTGCCGGTTGAAATCGGAAAGCGCAAGAAAGTGCGGCATGGGGACAAGAAAGTTACGCCTCTGGTAACCGACTTTGTTTTCGACATTGCCTTTTTCATGGCCTTCACCGGGGTTCATAAATACGGCTTGAAAAATGTAGTGTTCCCGGAAACGATCAAACCGTTCGGTGGTCTCACGTCCGCCACCCCGAATTACTTTTGTTATGATGGTTTTGGTGTTATCAAACCACAATTCGTCGGGTACAACACCAATGTGCCGAAAGATGGCGTCAAGTCCTTCCAGAAGGCATTCCATGTTTTCACCATAGAACAGTTGCAAGTAGCCTTTGTTGCTGTATGGAAATGACACTTCAAGATATTTTCCGGTTAGCCGTGTGCCATTTTCATAAAAATCGGCTGTGCCGAAATCAACTTGCGCCTCACCTGGACGGTGTTCCAGTGGAAGGAATCCGCCCTTGGCACCGTTAAAAAGTTCCTCGTGTTTTACAGCATAGTAGGAAGCAACCGTCCTGTATGAACAGTTAAACCCGGGGGATTCCTTCCTAAGACGGTTAAATACCCTCTTGGCGGTATGCCGCTGTTTACGTGGTGCCTGTTTGTCCTCTTCAAGCCATTTATCAATAGTCTGCTTGTAGGGATCCAACTTAGGACAGAAACGCTGTTCCGAAGCCGGTTTGGGAGCCGGTTTGTTGAAGTCCGCCATGTCGACATACTTCTGCACCGTCTTCCAATCCAAATGCAATGCATCTGCGATTTGGGAAATGTTTTCTCCTTTCACGAAGAAACGGAATCTGATATCATGTATCTTGTCCATTGTAAGCATGCTCCTCTCCTCCTTGCATTCTTTGGTCAAATACAAGAATATTGGTTATGGTTTATGCCTGCAATGGATTTTTGCATTACTATGGAATTTCCAATTGCAACATTATGGATTTTTGACTTGCAACTTTCGGTATTTTTATCTTACAACAAACACCACCTCAAACCATAAGTCTGAGAGAACACAAAACGCACTTCAGTATTTACTAAAAATCTTCAAAGCCTTTGATATGGACCTATAGCCCTATCCCAATAACCGTCTCCACAGTCTAGCGGATAAAAAAGATGAACTTTTTATTTTGCTGTTGACATATACAGTTGGGCTGTATATAATCTATCTATACAGTTTAACTATATAGTTTAGTGATATAAAATGAGGTGTGAAAATGAACGTATCAAAATATTTACCGCTAACGGAAACGACATTCTATATTATGCTGGCCTTACGAAAAGCCGGCCATGGCTACGCAGTGATGCAGAAAGTTGAGGAATTAAGCAAAGGCCGTGTAAGAATTGCGGCAGGAACAATGTACGGAGCGATTGAAAATTTAATGAAGCAAAAGATGATTGTTTCCGTCCCCTCAGAAGATGCAAGAAGAAAAGTGTACCAGCTTTCACCTATGGGGCATGAGATTTTGGCACTGGAAGTTGAACGCTTGAAAAATTTAGTAGAAGTTTATGAGCAAACAGAATCAGAGGAGGTATAAAGCTAATGAGAAAGTTTAAGGTATTTGCCAATTTTAAAAAAGAGGAATCATATCTTAATGAAATGGCTAAAAAGGGATATTTTCTTATTAAACATTCCGCTTTTGGGTTTTATCATTTTGCAGAGGGTACACCGGAGGAGTTGCACTACCATGTGGATCACCGAAAATTTAAAACACAAGCTGACTTTGAGGATTATAAGGCCCTTTTTGAAGATGCCGGCTGGCGACACGTTTACGGCACAAAAAACAGTTTAAATCAATACTTTTTACCTAAAAACGGCAACAAAGACGATGATATTTTTTCTACAAAAGACTCTGCGGCTTTGCGTTATAAGCATCTGAATAAAATATGTTATGCCAATGTTACCGTTGCGATTGGCTATTTGATTGCAGTGCTTATTAGCTGCGACTTTAATTTATCAAACATAGGATTTTTAACACCGGGACTTTGGGAAATGTCAGATGCACAATTCTGGAGGGCATTTTTCCTTGAGCTTCC from Desulfoscipio gibsoniae DSM 7213 encodes:
- a CDS encoding PadR family transcriptional regulator produces the protein MNVSKYLPLTETTFYIMLALRKAGHGYAVMQKVEELSKGRVRIAAGTMYGAIENLMKQKMIVSVPSEDARRKVYQLSPMGHEILALEVERLKNLVEVYEQTESEEV
- the istA gene encoding IS21 family transposase encodes the protein MDKIHDIRFRFFVKGENISQIADALHLDWKTVQKYVDMADFNKPAPKPASEQRFCPKLDPYKQTIDKWLEEDKQAPRKQRHTAKRVFNRLRKESPGFNCSYRTVASYYAVKHEELFNGAKGGFLPLEHRPGEAQVDFGTADFYENGTRLTGKYLEVSFPYSNKGYLQLFYGENMECLLEGLDAIFRHIGVVPDELWFDNTKTIITKVIRGGGRETTERFDRFREHYIFQAVFMNPGEGHEKGNVENKVGYQRRNFLVPMPHFLALSDFNRQLLDMCEEDANREHYRRNETIEELFAEDLKHCHPLPEIEFDLSGKGNATTNNWGKFYLNKGMHEYSVSPKYANTVVKLKLTSSLVIVMDENYREIVRHRRLYGDTKKQSMDWLPYLRQLSIRPRALKYSGIYDMMPPAMKQFLEGCSNTETGKVLKVLAELTDRTGFDSALSTVNQALCYGASDADSLKNLYRRIYADVPELPPMPLNSEIPDVGQMTTNLIAYDTFLKKGGAANA
- a CDS encoding DUF2812 domain-containing protein; amino-acid sequence: MRKFKVFANFKKEESYLNEMAKKGYFLIKHSAFGFYHFAEGTPEELHYHVDHRKFKTQADFEDYKALFEDAGWRHVYGTKNSLNQYFLPKNGNKDDDIFSTKDSAALRYKHLNKICYANVTVAIGYLIAVLISCDFNLSNIGFLTPGLWEMSDAQFWRAFFLELPFVLFRTVPIALFLVMGIAYAVWGGKAKRIYSKMMEDEK